The following coding sequences are from one Ornithodoros turicata isolate Travis chromosome 1, ASM3712646v1, whole genome shotgun sequence window:
- the LOC135394311 gene encoding kunitz-type serine protease inhibitor bitisilin-2-like has translation MKVLLLLLLVIGLAAADAWPGMGRQSAGLGKRNTAVCYEGPAKGPCMGYFPRYYYDSATSTCKIFIYGGCQGNGNNFERLDDCKRACGVPKTERLGGDNSVVCYERLHLDSHIALGVSGGVAFFSIFRVRKAVKAE, from the exons ATGAAGGTCCTTCTCCTGTTACTCCTGGTCATTGGAT TGGCAGCAGCTGATGCCTGGCCTGGGATGGGGCGTCAAAGTGCTGGTCTCG GAAAGCGAAATACTGCCGTCTGTTACGAAGGCCCGGCTAAAGGGCCCTGCATGGGATACTTCCCGAGGTATTACTACGACTCAGCAACGAGCACCTGCAAGATATTCATCTACGGTGGCTGTCAAGGAAACGGGAACAACTTCGAGAGGCTGGACGACTGTAAGAGGGCATGCGGGG TTCCCAAAACCGAGCGATTG ggaggcgacaactccgtcgtctgctacgagcgcctgcatcttgactcccacatcgcattgggcgtcagcggcggggttgcgtttttctcgatttttcgcGTCAGGAAGGCTGTAAAAGCAGAATGA